Below is a genomic region from Bacillus mycoides.
TGTTTGTAGAATCGTTGATCTTCAATAGATAGTGTTGCCTCTTTTACATAAGGAGAAATTTCATCAAGAGATACATTATAGCGCTTTTGTGTTTCATTACTTTGCCCTATAACAGTGTCATCATTAGCGTAAAAGACACTCGTTTGCGGCACTGCAACAGGGGGAGGCCCCATAATTTTTGCAGCTATAATGATAATAAAAAAGGAAAAAACGAAAAAAAGAACACAAGAAAACATTACGGTGAAGAAAAGACGTTTATATTTTTTAAGTTTTGGATTCATAGTTTGATCCATCTTTTTCAGCCCCTCATTAATACAAGCATTATTGTATTAGTATTGAGGGTTTTCGTTTATTTTAAACAATGAAATTTTGAAAACAAAAAAGCCCCTTCAATTAAGAAAGGAGCTCAAAGGCACGTGCTGGCCAATCGGTAATGATGACATCTACACCATAGTCAATCATAGTTTGTAAATCTTTATATTCATTAATGGTGTAAGGACGAAAAACGTATCCTTGCCCCTGTGCTAATTGGACAAACTCTTTCGTTAATAATTGAAAGTTTGGATGTAATCCAGTCGCCTCGCGCCTGTTTGCTTCAGCAATAGGATCTGCAAGTGGTGTATCGTACAAAATCGCTCTTGGAATTTCTGGAGCAATTTCTGCTAATAATGAAACGGAATCGTGGTTAAATGATGAAAATGCAATTTGATTGGATAGATGATATTCACGAACAAGAGCAACAACTTTTTCTTCAATATTTGGATAATGAAGAACATCTGTTTTTAATTCAATGTTAAGTTGTAAATTTGTTGTAGAGAGCCAAATAAATACTTCTCGTAATGTTGGGATTTTCGCCTCATGGAAAGAAGGATCTTTATGGCTACCAGCATCTAAAGCTTGTAATTCCTCTACAGTTTTCTCAGAAACAAGTCCCACGCCATTTGTTGTGCGGTCCACCGTTTCATCATGAATAACAACTAGTTCACCATCTTTTGATAGATGAACATCAAGTTCAATTCCGTGAGCCCCAATGCGTTCAGCCTCTTGGAAGGCAATCATCGTATTTTCTGGGTGTGTTCCTTTTACCCCGCGATGAGCGAAAATAAGTGGTTTATTCATGTGGAAATCTCCTTATCATCTCTTTTCTTTCATTATGAAACTGCTTTGAGAAAAATACAATTCATATGACAAACATTTACAAAAGTATAACAGTTGCACAAAAGTTAACGTTAACGTAAAATGTAATAATCAGTGAAGGGAGGAATACACATGTATAAAATTGATGAAGTAACAAAGCAAGTTGGTTTAACAAAGCGTACACTTCGTTATTATGAGGAAATTGGTTTAATTCATCCCCCAGAACGCAGTGAAGGGAACATTCGCCTGTATACAGACGAGGACATTGCGAGAATTAAAAGGATTGTGGAAGCGAAAGAAGTACTAGGAATTACGCTTCAAGAAATGCAACATTTCTTATCGTTAAAAGAAAGAATGGAACAAAGAAGAAATAGTGAGAATCCGCGTGACCGTGAAGTGATTCAAGAAATTAAAGAGATGCTTGAAAAACAAGTGCAAACGTTAGACGAAAAAATGGAGCAAATGCAGCGTGTTAAGG
It encodes:
- a CDS encoding glycerophosphodiester phosphodiesterase, which translates into the protein MNKPLIFAHRGVKGTHPENTMIAFQEAERIGAHGIELDVHLSKDGELVVIHDETVDRTTNGVGLVSEKTVEELQALDAGSHKDPSFHEAKIPTLREVFIWLSTTNLQLNIELKTDVLHYPNIEEKVVALVREYHLSNQIAFSSFNHDSVSLLAEIAPEIPRAILYDTPLADPIAEANRREATGLHPNFQLLTKEFVQLAQGQGYVFRPYTINEYKDLQTMIDYGVDVIITDWPARAFELLS
- a CDS encoding MerR family transcriptional regulator; protein product: MYKIDEVTKQVGLTKRTLRYYEEIGLIHPPERSEGNIRLYTDEDIARIKRIVEAKEVLGITLQEMQHFLSLKERMEQRRNSENPRDREVIQEIKEMLEKQVQTLDEKMEQMQRVKAELEDSLSRAVTFLENTKGE